One Cicer arietinum cultivar CDC Frontier isolate Library 1 chromosome 8, Cicar.CDCFrontier_v2.0, whole genome shotgun sequence DNA segment encodes these proteins:
- the LOC101511964 gene encoding uncharacterized protein At4g15970-like, translating to MKNLAAAGAADNIGGEGNKTWNSIGSSSHVFVRRVMQIIMFLVGFAMLWMFLYNNFASSPFGFHAISHYFNGMSTQEYYDPNLRSVLKKASMNQKTVIITTLNDAWAEPGSIFDLFLESFQIGGNQTQKLLNHLVVVTWDQKAHTRCLALHKYCYHLQIKGDNFTNEAFFMTPTYLHMMWRRIEFLGTVLNLGYNFVFTDTDIMWLRDPFKQFYKDADFQIACDYFNGNSYDLHNLPNGGFNYVKSNARTNWFYKFWLNSRVKYPTLHDQDVLNKIKMHPLITTKKLKIRFLSTAYFGGFCESTKDFNKASTMHANCCVGLENKVNDLKILIEDWKKYMALSKNERKNSHPSWSVPKSCRGSFERTRKRREKQNKGRL from the exons ATGAAGAATCTTGCGGCGGCCGGCGCCGCCGACAACATCGGCGGTGAAGGGAACAAGACATGGAATTCAATTGGGTCAAGCAGCCATGTTTTTGTGAGGAGGGTGATGCAAATAATTATGTTTCTTGTTGGGTTTGCTATGTTGTGGATGTTTCTTTATAACAACTTTGCTTCTTCTCCTTTTGGTTTTCATGCTATCTCACATTACTTCAATGGTATGTCAACACAA GAATATTATGATCCAAACCTAAGAAGTGTTCTTAAAAAAGCATCAATGAATCAAAAAACAGTGATAATAACAACATTAAATGATGCATGGGCAGAGCCAGGTTCAATATTTGATCTATTTCTTGAGAGTTTTCAAATTGGAGGGAACCAAACACAAAAGCTATTGAATCATCTTGTGGTAGTAACATGGGACCAAAAAGCACATACTCGTTGCCTTGCTTTGCACAAATATTGCTATCATCTTCAAATAAAAGGTGACAATTTCACCAATGAAGCTTTTTTCATGACTCCAACATACCTACACATGATGTGGAGAAGAATTGAATTTCTTGGGACTGTCCTTAATTTGGGCTACAACTTTGTTTTCAcg gACACAGATATAATGTGGCTAAGAGATCCATTCAAACAATTTTACAAAGATGCTGATTTCCAAATAGCTTGTGATTATTTCAATGGAAATTCCTATGACTTACACAACCTTCCAAATGGAGGGTTTAATTATGTAAAATCAAATGCAAGAACAAATTGGTTTTACAAATTTTGGTTGAACTCAAGAGTAAAATATCCAACTTTGCATGATCAAGATGTtctcaacaaaatcaaaatgcaTCCCTTAATTACAACTAAGAAGCTCAAGATTAGGTTCCTTAGCACTGCCTATTTTGGAGGGTTTTGTGAATCTACCAAAGATTTTAATAAGGCTTCAACAATGCATGCTAATTGTTGTGTTGGTTTGGAGAATAAAGTTAATGATCTTAAGATTTTGATTGAAGATTGGAAGAAGTATATGGCATTGTCTAAAAATGAGAGGAAAAATTCACACCCTTCTTGGAGTGTGCCAAAAAGTTGCAG